One stretch of Argiope bruennichi chromosome 3, qqArgBrue1.1, whole genome shotgun sequence DNA includes these proteins:
- the LOC129963901 gene encoding nitric oxide synthase, inducible-like — MLIEKITEFAIPPKCPFAQTEYPTGVKLTNYTSGKRTTDVLHTRSQKIKCSEDTCMGSLMTGQSGDPGCRSKGDILEEALKFQELYWSTMKAASPEDLSNRMNEITEEVMKTGTYNMKMEEMEFGAKMAWRNASRCIGRIQWNKLHLQDYRNITTTKEMFEAICKHLEYATNGGNLRSTITLFPPRIPGREDFRVWNPQLINFAGYLQPDGSVIGDPGRLQFTRVCQRLGWKGKGGKFDILPIVVSAPGEGAKFYELPEELVMMIDIEHPKYEWFKELGIRWYAVPAVSEMMLDMGGICFTAAPFNGWYMATEIGARNLCDIQRYNISKEVAEKMGIDTMTHSTLWKDIALVETTLAVLHSFQKNKITIVDHHTAADTFMKHMEMELATRGGCPADWVWIVPPISGSSTPVFHQEMINYNLKPSYEYQEKAWKAYKWPENDKIKLKYSFASIGKVVRLCLSMMSKVRRGRIQATILYATETGKSETFARKLANVLHSSFNTKVLCMDEYDTNDLTSEDFIVIVASTFGSGEPPDNGKSFWKSLKEMKEKKMSLKNLKFSVFALGSSSYPYFCNFGKNVDSILSDLGGQRIMPVELGDELGGQEHTFNQWIPSIYKNSCKDFNIELSDDMIVPMMDINTWKSGQFRLRESNVKQKDLLTEISTLHNKKLFPARVTSRANLKAPEAENQTVLAALSVQTSPLTTYEPGDHIGIYPSNPQTIVEPILQKMKQSGVNVDDTIQTECLKNDSWEAFKRLPPASLRTYLTNYLDITTPPTASFLLLLSEMATDSFHKRRLQKLAEDNDDYEAWKSSLYPNLAEILEEFSSIELDPTLLISELPLLQPRYYSISSSRLASPNEIHITFSMVSYRTKDNLGPMHYGVCTSYLSKVTNEDVLCYIRSAPRFRLPEDSSAPLIMVGAGSGIAPFRSFWQARDALFEKSKKDSNISPLGKMFLFFGCRQSKLDDIYKSETTRLVKKGVLTHVFTSYSREPGQEKEYVQHRLEKESEVVLDVLSNGGHIYVCGDAVMSGDVRTVINRILSNANKSMDVDSLVESGHFHEDVFGVLHKK, encoded by the exons GATCCCGGATGCAGGTCAAAAGGGGACATTTTGGAAGAAGCCTTGAAATTTCAAGAACTCTACTGGTCCACCATGAAGGC AGCTTCTCCAGAAGACCTGAGCAATCGAATGAATGAAATTACGGAAGAAGTGATGAAAACCGGCACCTACAACATGAAAATGGAGGAAATGGAATTTGGAGCTAAAATGGCATGGCGAAATGCATCCCGTTGCATTGGTAGGATCCAGTGGAACAAACTGCATTTACAAGATTACAGAAACATCACCACAACAAAAGAAATGTTCGAGGCCATCTGTAAGCATCTCGAATATGCAACCAACGGAGGAAACCTCAG ATCCACTATCACATTGTTCCCCCCACGGATACCTGGGAGAGAAGATTTTCGAGTATGGAATCCGCAGCTTATCAATTTTGCAGGTTATCTTCAGCCAGATGGATCGGTTATTGGTGACCCAGGAAGACTTCAATTTACAAGA GTTTGCCAACGTCTCGGATGGAAAGGCAAAGGTGGAAAATTCGATATATTGCCTATTGTAGTGTCTGCTCCTGGCGAAGGtgccaaattttatgaattacctGAAGAATTGGTCATGATGATAGACATTGAGCATCCAAAATACGAGTGGTTCAAGGAGCTTGGCATTCGCTGGTACGCTGTTCCTGCTGTATCTGAAATGATGTTGGACATGGGTGGCATCTGCTTCACGGCAGCTCCTTTCAACGGATGGTATATGGCAACTGAAATCGGAGCAAGAAATCTATGCGATATCCAGAGATATAATATTTCTAAG gaagTTGCTGAAAAAATGGGCATTGATACTATGACACATTCAACTCTTTGGAAAGATATCGCTTTAGTCGAAACAACTCTTGCTGTTTTACATTCATTCCAG AAAAACAAGATAACAATCGTGGATCACCACACCGCAGCTGATACTTTTATGAAGCACATGGAGATGGAACTGGCCACTAGAGGCGGTTGTCCAGCAGATTGGGTATGGATCGTACCACCAATCAGTGGTTCCAGCACCCCCGTTTTCCACCAGGAGATGATCAACTACAACCTGAAGCCCAGCTATGAGTATCAGGAGAAGGCTTGGAAAGCATACAAATGgccagaaaatgataaaattaaactcaAGTACTCTTTTGCCAGTATTGGAAA GGTCGTACGTTTATGTTTGAGCATGATGTCTAAAGTGAGACGTGGCAGAATCCAAGCAACTATTTTATATGCAACTGAAACAGGAAAGTCAGAGACGTTTGCCAGGAAACTTGCAAATGTGTTACATTCTTCCTTCAACACAAAG GTATTATGCATGGATGAATATGACACCAATGATTTGACATCTGAAGATTTTATTGTCATCGTTGCAAGCACTTTTGGTAGTGGTGAGCCCCCGGATAACGGCAAg AGTTTCTGGAAAAGTTTAAAAGAGATGAAAGAGAAGAAAATGTCTCTGAAGAATTTAAA atTCTCCGTATTTGCTTTGGGATCCAGTTCATACCCATATTTCTGCAACTTTGGAAAAAATGTCGATAGCATCCTTTCAGATCTTGGCGGTCAAAGAATTATGCCTGTGGAGTTAGGCGATGAGCTAGGAGGGCAAGAACATACTTTTAATCAATGGATTCCTTCTATTTACAAG AATTCATGCAAAGATTTCAACATTGAACTCAGTGATGATATGATTGTGCCTATGATGGATATCAATACATGGAAAAGTGGACAGTTCCGATTAAGGGAATCGAATGTGAAACAAAAAGACCTGTTGACAG AAATTTCGACACTTCACAACAAAAAGCTTTTCCCTGCCCGCGTTACTTCTCGTGCAAATCTAAAAGCTCCGGAAGCAGA GAATCAGACTGTATTGGCTGCTCTCTCAGTTCAAACTTCCCCTCTGACTACTTATGAGCCTGGGGACCACATCGGCATTTACCCTTCAAATCCACAAACAATTGTTGAACCAATTCTGCAGAAAATGAAGCAATCTGGCGTTAATGTCGATGATACTATACAAACAGAATGCCTGAAAA ATGATTCATGGGAAGCTTTCAAGCGCCTTCCACCAGCCAGTCTTCGAACATATTTGACCAATTATTTGGACATCACAACTCCTCCTACAGCTAGCTTCCTCCTGCTGCTATCTGAAATGGCAACTGACTCTTTCCATAAGCGCAGGCTTCAAAAATTGGCTGAa GATAATGATGATTATGAAGCTTGGAAATCCTCTTTGTATCCAAACTTGGCAGAAATATTGGAAGAGTTTTCATCTATTGAACTTGATCCAACTCTCCTCATATCAGAGCTACCTCTTCTTCAACCTCGCTACTACAGCATCAGCTCCTCACGATTGGCTAGCCCCAATGAGATTCATATCACATTCTCGATGGTGTCATACAGGACAAAAG aCAATCTTGGCCCAATGCATTACGGTGTTTGCACATCCTACTTAAGTAAGGTGACAAATGAAGATGTACTTTGCTACATAAGAAG TGCACCAAGATTCAGGCTTCCAGAAGACTCAAGTGCCCCACTCATAATGGTAGGAGCCGGTAGTGGCATTGCGCCCTTCAGAAGTTTCTGGCAGGCAAGAGATGCTCTTTTCGAGAAAAGCAAGAAAGACTCCAACATATCCCCTCTGGGAAAGATGTTCCTCTTTTTCGGCTGCAGACAATCCAAATTAGATGACATCTACAAATCAGAAACAACACGCCTAGTGAAGAAAGGAGTCCTAACCCATGTTTTCACTTCCTATTCCCGAGAGCCAGGACAGGAAAAA GAATATGTGCAACACAGGCTCGAAAAGGAATCCGAAGTAGTGTTGGATGTTCTGAGCAACGGTGGGCACATTTACGTTTGTGGAGATGCTGTTATGTCAGGAGATGTGCGAACCGTCATCAACAGGATTTTGAGCAATGCAAACAAAAGCATGGACGTTGATTCACTTGTG gaaagtGGACATTTCCACGAAGATGTCTTCGGAGTGTTGCACAAAAAATGA